A stretch of the Sulfurimonas sp. HSL-1656 genome encodes the following:
- a CDS encoding (2Fe-2S) ferredoxin domain-containing protein yields the protein MGVPQPAFYIFKCEQSSPPGMPKPSCVNPQTQDLFQHLAQTLMQKGIIATVQPVRTACLNRCNVGPVMLVEPGHFMYAGLNKDKITRIIDEHIIGGTPVEEYIIPGELWDAPISPEAMQQQMGR from the coding sequence ATGGGTGTACCACAGCCGGCTTTCTATATTTTCAAATGTGAGCAATCTTCCCCTCCGGGAATGCCCAAACCGTCCTGCGTAAACCCGCAGACACAGGATCTTTTCCAGCATTTAGCACAGACTTTGATGCAAAAGGGTATAATTGCGACAGTACAACCGGTCCGTACGGCGTGTCTTAACCGCTGTAACGTCGGCCCGGTGATGTTGGTCGAACCGGGACATTTTATGTACGCCGGTCTGAACAAAGACAAAATCACGCGCATTATCGATGAACACATCATCGGCGGGACGCCGGTCGAAGAGTACATCATTCCGGGCGAACTGTGGGATGCACCGATCTCGCCGGAAGCAATGCAGCAGCAGATGGGAAGATAA
- a CDS encoding DoxX family protein — protein sequence MQFGKFYGEFSRLGEYGSHLFLLAARLAVATGFTEAAHLKWEAINATAEWFDVLGYPFPLFTAYLVSSVEVIGVVLLALGFLTRLITVPLMIIMVTAILTVHLPNGFECSKSGFEIPLYYFIFLGIFFSHGPGRYSLDHLFFKGN from the coding sequence ATGCAGTTCGGAAAGTTCTACGGGGAGTTCTCGCGGCTGGGCGAATACGGATCACACCTGTTTCTGTTGGCGGCACGACTGGCGGTGGCTACGGGGTTCACGGAAGCCGCCCACCTCAAATGGGAGGCGATCAATGCGACGGCAGAGTGGTTCGACGTGCTGGGCTATCCCTTTCCTCTCTTCACCGCCTATCTTGTCTCTTCGGTTGAAGTGATCGGGGTCGTGTTGCTGGCGCTGGGGTTTCTGACGCGTCTCATCACGGTACCGCTGATGATCATTATGGTGACGGCGATCCTGACGGTCCATCTTCCCAACGGATTCGAGTGCAGCAAAAGCGGATTTGAGATCCCGCTCTATTATTTCATCTTCCTCGGTATTTTCTTCAGCCACGGCCCGGGAAGGTACAGTCTGGACCACCTTTTCTTCAAGGGAAACTGA
- a CDS encoding aldo/keto reductase has product MASFGNQKQGLPGIQSMERGAASKGEKMAEIGFGTYRVSDENPEHIEALRMAVSAGVRLIDTSTNYMDGGAERAIAKALRFMEDDAREKVQIVSKFGYIQGSTMARLEAGEQFEEVVEYAPHVFHCIHPGFMWDQLERSLERLQAASLECYLIHNPEYFLLDALNKGQERSEVLDAMNDRLYRAFVALEKAAAAGKIDGYGVSSNSFAKAASDPEFLPYEDLVALAIHAAESAGNAHNHFTTVQLPLNLLETEGLKCAAWAKEHGLRVLTNRPLNAQHGTQMYRLADYPPSPSYDAHLNELLQLCDHDALASLGNLIQQLDEVKHRFGWVGEYESFLYGQVMPHIRQVLEKLGEAERGALAQQLVLFLEAYGAAVAHECSLKVRDTIGPQLEACERPLQECALAFLLQRPEIDVVLLGMRKPRYVATILEAFPVD; this is encoded by the coding sequence ATGGCATCCTTCGGTAATCAAAAGCAGGGGCTGCCCGGCATCCAGAGCATGGAGCGCGGCGCTGCTTCAAAGGGAGAAAAGATGGCGGAGATCGGTTTCGGCACCTACCGTGTCAGCGATGAGAACCCCGAACATATCGAGGCGCTGCGCATGGCCGTGAGCGCAGGGGTCAGGCTCATCGATACCTCGACGAACTACATGGACGGCGGAGCGGAGCGTGCCATCGCCAAAGCGCTGCGTTTCATGGAGGACGACGCCCGGGAGAAGGTGCAGATCGTCAGCAAGTTCGGCTATATCCAGGGCAGTACGATGGCGCGTCTGGAAGCGGGGGAGCAGTTCGAAGAGGTTGTCGAATACGCGCCGCACGTTTTCCACTGCATCCACCCCGGTTTCATGTGGGACCAGCTGGAGCGTTCGCTGGAGCGGCTGCAGGCGGCGTCACTGGAGTGCTACCTGATCCACAACCCGGAGTACTTCCTGCTGGACGCTCTCAACAAGGGTCAGGAGCGCAGCGAGGTGCTCGATGCGATGAACGACCGCCTCTACCGTGCGTTTGTTGCCCTGGAAAAGGCGGCGGCTGCCGGGAAGATCGACGGCTACGGCGTCAGTTCGAACAGCTTCGCCAAAGCGGCGTCTGACCCGGAATTCCTCCCCTACGAGGATCTCGTCGCCCTGGCGATCCACGCCGCGGAAAGTGCGGGCAATGCCCACAACCACTTTACGACGGTGCAGCTGCCGCTCAATCTGCTGGAGACGGAGGGGCTCAAATGTGCGGCATGGGCGAAGGAGCACGGACTGAGGGTGCTTACCAACCGCCCTTTGAACGCCCAGCACGGCACGCAGATGTACCGGCTGGCGGACTATCCCCCCTCACCGTCGTACGATGCGCACCTCAATGAACTGCTGCAGCTGTGCGATCACGACGCGCTGGCATCGCTTGGGAACCTGATTCAGCAGCTCGACGAAGTGAAACACCGTTTCGGCTGGGTCGGCGAATACGAGTCGTTTCTCTACGGCCAGGTGATGCCGCATATCCGCCAGGTGCTCGAAAAACTCGGCGAGGCCGAGCGCGGTGCACTCGCACAGCAGCTGGTGCTCTTCCTGGAGGCCTACGGTGCCGCCGTGGCCCATGAGTGCAGCCTGAAAGTGCGCGATACTATAGGGCCGCAGCTCGAAGCGTGTGAGCGTCCGCTGCAGGAGTGCGCCCTGGCATTTTTGCTGCAGCGGCCGGAAATTGACGTCGTCCTGCTCGGCATGCGCAAACCGCGTTATGTTGCCACAATACTCGAAGCCTTTCCCGTTGACTGA
- a CDS encoding YbaB/EbfC family nucleoid-associated protein, with the protein MFDKMNLGDMGKMLEQMQAKATEMEAELAERTFTVKTGGGMVRLEMNGRGEAIDLEIDDSLLEDKASLQILLIAAINDAVKMVEDNKKHSAMGMLGGMNPFAGN; encoded by the coding sequence ATGTTTGACAAAATGAATCTGGGCGACATGGGCAAAATGCTCGAGCAGATGCAGGCGAAGGCCACCGAAATGGAAGCGGAACTCGCCGAACGCACCTTTACCGTCAAAACGGGCGGGGGCATGGTACGGCTCGAGATGAACGGCAGGGGCGAAGCCATCGATCTCGAGATCGACGACTCGCTGCTCGAGGACAAAGCCTCGCTCCAGATCCTGCTGATCGCGGCCATCAACGACGCGGTCAAGATGGTCGAAGACAACAAAAAACACTCCGCAATGGGGATGCTCGGCGGCATGAACCCCTTCGCCGGCAACTGA
- a CDS encoding polyprenyl synthetase family protein, with protein MEEFERFLQDNLPRAESFHPHYDTALSLMLTAGGKRFRPALLLGVVRAFNPLLVDAANHAALAIEMLHTYSLIHDDLPAMDDADLRRGFPTLHTRYDEVTAILVGDALNTHAFEVLSEAPFSDRTRVRLINLLAKNGGSDGMVLGQAIDCTFEQTKLALDEVKFLHTNKTAKLIACALQMGAVIAGQKTLEQPLYDFGIDLGLLFQIQDDILDVTQTSEEAGKTTNNDEAKNSFVTLLGLDGAVAEADKLAAELETQLESFDERLYKELSPMLLSYINRHK; from the coding sequence ATGGAAGAGTTTGAACGCTTTTTACAGGACAATCTGCCCCGTGCGGAGAGTTTTCACCCCCACTACGATACGGCCCTCTCACTGATGCTGACCGCCGGCGGGAAACGTTTCCGACCGGCCCTGCTGCTGGGGGTGGTGCGCGCGTTCAACCCGCTGCTTGTCGATGCGGCCAACCACGCGGCGCTGGCCATCGAGATGCTGCACACCTATTCGCTGATCCATGACGACCTGCCGGCGATGGACGATGCGGATCTGCGCCGCGGTTTCCCGACGCTGCATACCCGCTATGACGAGGTGACGGCGATCCTCGTCGGCGATGCCCTCAACACCCATGCCTTCGAAGTCCTCTCCGAGGCACCGTTTTCGGACCGGACGCGGGTGCGGCTCATCAACCTGCTCGCCAAAAACGGCGGCAGCGACGGGATGGTACTGGGACAGGCGATCGACTGTACGTTCGAGCAGACGAAGCTCGCCCTCGACGAGGTGAAGTTCCTGCATACGAACAAGACGGCGAAGTTGATCGCGTGCGCGCTGCAGATGGGGGCGGTCATTGCCGGCCAGAAGACCCTGGAGCAGCCGCTGTACGACTTCGGGATCGACCTGGGGCTGCTCTTCCAGATCCAGGATGATATCCTCGACGTGACCCAGACGAGCGAAGAGGCGGGCAAGACGACGAACAACGACGAGGCGAAGAACAGCTTCGTCACCCTCCTGGGACTCGACGGTGCCGTGGCGGAGGCCGACAAACTGGCCGCGGAACTCGAAACGCAGCTTGAAAGTTTCGATGAGCGTTTGTACAAAGAACTCTCACCGATGCTTTTAAGCTATATCAATCGACACAAATGA
- the tkt gene encoding transketolase → MSDNTMRAKMANTIRFLAADMVQKANSGHPGAPMGLADIAVVLSEHLNHNPKNPKWLNRDRLVFSGGHATGLIYSLYYLWGYGLEIEDLKQFRQLDSKTPGHPEYGHTEGIEITTGPLGQGVANAVGFAMASKYVGAQVNSETAKVIDHHVYCLCGDGDLEEGISYEACSIAGHNQLDNLILIYDSNRITIEGSTDLSLSENVAQRFESQGWDVLEVDGHDYDAIDAVITEAKTRMKPVLIIADTTIAKGACEMEGSHHSHGAPLGEEIICEAKTNCGFNPNEAFQVDEDVLARFRCAVEAGDLAEREWKHRLATLPLVEQNEALSALTTPDFSRIQWPVFDKADATRNTNGKILNAVAKAIPGFLGGSADLGPSNKTELKDLGEFPRGKNIHFGIREHAMGAITNAMALYGPLMPFSATFFVFSDYMKPAARIAALSGIQHFFIWTHDSIGVGEDGPTHQPIEHLGQFRALPNFYVWRPADGNENIEAWKWALAKTDAPSAFVCSRQNLPLLDAPAKGSAAQGGYLLSEEADAAMTLMASGSEVGLAVEVKAKLADKGIKANVVSVPCFDLFLEQDASYIAEIVKPGTKTVAIEAARGMEWYRFAETVIGMDTFGASAPAGELFTKFGFTADAITAQLS, encoded by the coding sequence ATGAGCGACAATACGATGCGCGCCAAAATGGCGAATACGATCCGCTTCCTTGCGGCCGACATGGTCCAGAAGGCGAACTCCGGCCACCCGGGTGCCCCGATGGGCCTGGCGGATATCGCCGTCGTGCTCTCCGAGCACCTCAACCACAACCCCAAGAACCCCAAGTGGCTCAACCGCGACCGCCTCGTCTTCTCCGGCGGCCATGCGACCGGCCTGATCTATTCGCTCTACTACCTCTGGGGTTACGGCCTCGAGATCGAGGACCTCAAGCAGTTCCGCCAGCTCGATTCCAAGACGCCGGGCCACCCGGAATACGGCCACACGGAGGGGATCGAGATCACGACCGGTCCGCTGGGCCAGGGTGTCGCCAATGCCGTCGGTTTTGCGATGGCCTCCAAGTACGTCGGTGCGCAGGTGAACTCCGAGACGGCCAAAGTGATCGACCATCACGTCTACTGCCTCTGCGGCGACGGCGACCTGGAAGAGGGGATCAGTTACGAGGCGTGTTCCATCGCCGGCCACAACCAACTGGACAACCTGATCCTCATCTATGACTCCAACCGCATCACGATCGAGGGTTCGACGGATCTGAGCCTCAGCGAAAACGTCGCGCAGCGCTTCGAATCGCAGGGGTGGGACGTTCTTGAAGTGGACGGACACGACTACGACGCGATCGACGCCGTCATCACCGAAGCGAAGACGCGCATGAAACCGGTACTCATCATCGCCGATACGACGATCGCTAAGGGCGCGTGCGAGATGGAAGGCTCCCACCACTCCCACGGTGCACCGCTGGGTGAGGAGATCATCTGTGAGGCGAAGACGAACTGCGGTTTCAACCCGAACGAGGCGTTCCAGGTCGACGAAGACGTCCTGGCCCGTTTCCGCTGCGCCGTTGAAGCGGGCGACCTGGCTGAGCGTGAATGGAAACACCGCCTTGCCACCCTCCCGCTGGTTGAGCAGAACGAAGCGCTGAGTGCCCTGACCACCCCGGATTTCTCCCGCATCCAGTGGCCGGTCTTCGACAAGGCCGATGCGACGCGCAACACGAACGGGAAGATCCTCAATGCCGTTGCCAAGGCGATCCCGGGCTTCCTCGGCGGTTCGGCGGACCTCGGCCCGTCCAACAAGACGGAGCTCAAGGACCTCGGTGAGTTCCCGCGCGGCAAGAACATCCACTTCGGTATCCGCGAACACGCGATGGGGGCGATCACGAACGCCATGGCGCTTTACGGTCCGCTGATGCCGTTCAGCGCAACTTTCTTCGTCTTCAGCGACTACATGAAGCCGGCGGCGCGTATCGCGGCGCTGAGCGGTATCCAGCACTTCTTCATCTGGACGCACGACAGCATCGGCGTCGGGGAAGACGGCCCGACGCACCAGCCGATCGAGCACCTGGGTCAGTTCCGCGCCCTGCCGAACTTCTACGTCTGGCGCCCGGCGGACGGCAACGAGAACATCGAAGCCTGGAAGTGGGCCCTGGCCAAGACCGACGCCCCGTCGGCGTTCGTCTGCTCACGCCAGAACCTTCCGCTGCTCGACGCCCCGGCCAAGGGAAGCGCGGCACAGGGCGGCTACCTGCTGAGCGAAGAAGCGGATGCGGCGATGACGCTGATGGCCTCGGGCTCGGAAGTCGGCCTGGCCGTCGAGGTCAAGGCGAAGCTTGCAGACAAAGGGATCAAGGCGAACGTTGTCAGCGTGCCGTGTTTCGACCTTTTCCTCGAGCAGGACGCCTCCTACATCGCCGAAATCGTCAAGCCGGGTACGAAGACCGTGGCCATCGAAGCGGCCCGCGGGATGGAGTGGTACCGTTTTGCTGAGACGGTCATCGGCATGGACACCTTCGGTGCCAGCGCACCGGCCGGCGAACTCTTCACGAAATTCGGCTTTACGGCCGACGCGATTACCGCACAGCTCTCCTGA
- a CDS encoding FMN-binding glutamate synthase family protein: MDQLLDFIQGEHGFPILTFLLEGTGAVLLLLAVIVLIYDRYIQRENQLLINYPLIGRMRYVFYALRDPMRQYFGDEEFFDSFDKVKWVYNAAENKGLVSSFSPGQPLHGTRLTLKNANIVLNREEVSDHLSVTFGSSVRFPFTAASVVGRSAMSDGAISPEGTKAFAWGAYLGNFPINTGEGGLTSNFLMTHRFDPKNCRYMQAVRGTLFARGVYRLMRLLANPAIAERVYRHMVLEPKEEETYLLDPVSLNGYRIDWNAPFEAFPETVPGDLPDIIFQMGSGLYGVRNGEGKFDAERYRKVMRFCRMTEVKLAQGAKQTGGKLLAEKVTDAVAYYRGIEAFKDINSPNRFPYARTLEELFDFVGELKRLSEKPVGIKIVLASADAFSPYAALIETRLAEGSDAFPDFITIDGADGGSGAAPLEMMMSVGMTLQKALYVVDRDLKRIGAREKVKVIASEKVLTPDDATLLLALGADYVAIARAFMMSAGCIRARECSGANGRHCPVGLATQDRKKRASFLIAQKARRVANYHRHLQEGIRGLMAVMGVHSLGELDHTRLDVRDGSGGRIRDVDAYFEAAVAG, translated from the coding sequence ATGGATCAGCTTCTCGACTTCATCCAGGGGGAACACGGATTTCCCATCCTGACGTTTCTGCTGGAGGGGACGGGGGCGGTCCTGCTGCTGCTGGCCGTCATCGTCCTGATCTATGACCGGTATATCCAGCGCGAGAACCAGCTGCTCATCAACTACCCGCTGATCGGACGGATGCGCTATGTCTTTTATGCCCTGCGCGACCCGATGCGTCAGTACTTCGGTGACGAGGAGTTTTTCGACTCCTTCGACAAGGTCAAATGGGTCTATAATGCGGCGGAGAATAAGGGGCTCGTCTCCTCCTTCTCCCCCGGTCAGCCGCTGCACGGAACACGCCTGACCCTCAAAAATGCCAATATTGTCCTGAACAGGGAGGAAGTCTCCGATCACCTGAGTGTCACGTTCGGCAGCAGTGTCCGTTTTCCTTTTACGGCCGCATCGGTCGTGGGGCGTTCGGCAATGAGCGACGGCGCTATTTCGCCCGAAGGGACCAAGGCGTTTGCGTGGGGGGCATATCTGGGCAATTTTCCCATTAATACGGGGGAGGGCGGTCTGACATCCAATTTTCTCATGACGCACCGTTTCGACCCCAAGAACTGCCGTTACATGCAGGCGGTACGGGGAACCCTGTTCGCCCGGGGGGTCTACCGGCTGATGCGGCTGCTCGCCAATCCGGCGATCGCCGAACGGGTCTACCGGCACATGGTGCTGGAGCCCAAAGAAGAGGAGACGTATCTGCTCGACCCTGTGTCGCTGAACGGCTACCGTATCGACTGGAATGCACCGTTTGAAGCGTTTCCGGAGACCGTGCCGGGGGACCTGCCCGATATCATTTTCCAGATGGGCAGCGGGCTTTACGGGGTGCGTAACGGCGAGGGGAAATTTGACGCCGAACGCTACCGGAAGGTGATGCGCTTTTGCCGGATGACCGAGGTAAAGCTTGCCCAGGGGGCAAAGCAGACGGGCGGAAAGCTGTTGGCGGAGAAGGTGACCGATGCCGTCGCCTATTACCGTGGCATTGAAGCGTTCAAGGATATCAACAGTCCCAACCGTTTCCCCTACGCCCGGACGCTGGAGGAGCTGTTTGATTTCGTCGGGGAGTTGAAGCGGCTCTCGGAGAAACCGGTCGGGATCAAGATCGTACTTGCCTCCGCCGATGCCTTTTCGCCGTATGCGGCACTGATCGAGACCCGCCTGGCGGAAGGGTCGGACGCTTTCCCCGATTTTATCACCATCGACGGTGCCGACGGCGGCAGCGGCGCGGCGCCGCTGGAAATGATGATGAGTGTCGGCATGACGCTGCAAAAAGCCCTCTATGTCGTCGACCGCGACCTCAAACGTATCGGGGCGCGGGAGAAGGTAAAGGTCATCGCCAGCGAGAAGGTGCTGACGCCGGACGATGCGACGCTCCTGCTGGCGCTCGGGGCGGACTATGTTGCGATCGCACGTGCTTTCATGATGTCGGCGGGCTGCATCCGCGCCCGGGAGTGCTCCGGGGCCAACGGGCGCCACTGCCCCGTCGGGCTCGCCACGCAGGACCGGAAAAAACGTGCCTCCTTCCTCATTGCACAGAAGGCGCGAAGGGTCGCGAACTACCACCGGCACCTGCAGGAGGGGATACGGGGGTTGATGGCAGTGATGGGGGTGCATTCGCTTGGGGAGCTGGATCATACGCGCCTGGATGTCCGGGACGGCAGCGGCGGGCGGATTCGCGACGTCGACGCCTATTTCGAGGCGGCGGTCGCGGGCTAG
- the rplQ gene encoding 50S ribosomal protein L17 has protein sequence MRHRHGYRKLGRTSAHRAALLKNMSIALIENGKIETTLPKAKELRSYVEKLITTARKGDSNAHRAVFASLQSKEAVKKLMNEVAPEYKERNGGYTRIIKTRTRRGDAAPMAFIELV, from the coding sequence ATGAGACATCGTCACGGATACCGCAAGCTCGGACGCACAAGCGCGCACCGCGCCGCCCTGCTGAAAAACATGAGCATTGCGTTGATCGAAAACGGAAAAATCGAAACGACGCTGCCGAAAGCGAAAGAGCTCCGCTCTTACGTCGAGAAGCTGATCACGACGGCACGCAAAGGTGACTCCAACGCGCACCGCGCCGTCTTCGCTTCCCTGCAGAGCAAAGAAGCGGTCAAAAAACTGATGAACGAAGTTGCACCGGAATACAAAGAGCGCAACGGCGGTTACACCCGCATCATCAAAACCAGAACACGCCGCGGTGACGCAGCGCCGATGGCTTTCATCGAACTGGTATAA
- a CDS encoding Ig-like domain-containing protein gives MYSRGILIAAAWLLVGCGENSNTPLAGDIASIAVEANATTFYATQNVQMTAVASYTNGVPDSNVTEFIDWSESNSSIATVDVSGLVAGASDGGDVEITGSYNQFFDTAVIHVHALTSVTLSIENNETNLSQEQTLQLQALGTFDDNTTLDVTESMTWILGNAGESNATLEQNGTLYTGDANGTLDINVTRYDVNASLTVTVMP, from the coding sequence ATGTACAGCAGAGGGATACTTATTGCCGCCGCATGGCTGCTCGTCGGCTGCGGCGAGAACAGCAACACGCCGCTGGCCGGCGATATCGCGTCGATCGCCGTCGAGGCGAACGCCACCACGTTCTACGCGACCCAAAACGTCCAGATGACCGCCGTCGCCTCCTATACGAACGGCGTGCCCGACAGCAACGTCACGGAGTTTATTGACTGGAGCGAATCAAACAGCTCGATCGCGACGGTTGATGTCAGCGGGCTTGTCGCGGGGGCCAGCGACGGCGGCGATGTCGAGATCACCGGCAGCTACAACCAGTTCTTCGACACGGCCGTCATCCACGTCCACGCCCTGACATCGGTCACGCTCTCCATCGAGAACAACGAGACGAATCTCTCGCAGGAACAGACGTTGCAACTCCAGGCGCTGGGAACCTTTGACGACAATACGACGCTGGACGTGACCGAGAGCATGACGTGGATACTGGGCAACGCCGGGGAGAGCAACGCGACCCTGGAGCAGAACGGTACCCTCTACACGGGGGATGCCAACGGCACTCTCGATATCAACGTGACGCGTTACGACGTCAATGCCTCGCTGACGGTCACCGTCATGCCGTAA
- the panD gene encoding aspartate 1-decarboxylase has protein sequence MTIEMLYSKIHRATVTDANLNYVGSITIDEELLEASRMRVGQKVEILNINNGERFSTYIILGERGKRDICLNGAAARKVHKGDKVIIVAYATFDESELDTYKPTVVLVDDDNGITDVLHEI, from the coding sequence ATGACGATCGAAATGCTTTACAGCAAAATTCACCGTGCCACCGTCACGGATGCGAACCTCAACTACGTCGGTTCCATCACGATTGACGAGGAGCTGCTCGAAGCCTCCCGCATGCGGGTAGGCCAGAAAGTGGAGATCCTCAATATCAACAACGGCGAGCGCTTCTCAACCTACATCATCCTTGGTGAACGCGGCAAACGCGACATCTGCCTCAACGGGGCGGCGGCGCGCAAGGTGCACAAAGGGGACAAGGTAATCATCGTCGCTTATGCGACCTTTGACGAGAGTGAGTTGGATACCTACAAGCCGACCGTCGTCCTTGTCGACGACGACAACGGCATCACGGATGTACTGCACGAGATCTGA
- a CDS encoding outer membrane beta-barrel protein — MKRFLVITALCLGVLHADATLHVGLGGIAGSEDFRVENPGTSDRTTSATLQGVQLKAGYGDIRGYAVEVDLGYGRYDKNIFSERDTDYIYFDISLIKAFDFDMGFYPFFKLGFGAGELEVRRTLTKSVSSGSFFAGLGSYLPLGLGFDLEASVIYRAKSWEDADMISNQTETASSIFEPYIGINYRF; from the coding sequence GTGAAACGTTTTTTGGTTATTACGGCGCTGTGCCTCGGGGTACTGCATGCCGACGCGACGTTGCATGTCGGTCTCGGGGGCATTGCGGGGAGCGAGGATTTCCGTGTCGAGAACCCCGGAACGTCCGACCGTACAACGTCGGCAACGCTGCAGGGCGTACAGCTCAAGGCGGGCTACGGCGACATCCGCGGGTACGCGGTCGAAGTCGACCTGGGGTACGGCCGCTACGATAAGAATATCTTCTCGGAACGCGATACCGACTACATCTATTTCGACATCAGCCTCATTAAGGCCTTCGATTTTGATATGGGCTTCTACCCCTTTTTCAAACTCGGGTTCGGTGCCGGCGAGCTTGAGGTGCGCCGCACGCTGACGAAATCGGTCAGCTCAGGCAGCTTTTTCGCCGGTCTCGGCTCCTATCTGCCCTTGGGACTCGGGTTTGACCTGGAGGCCTCCGTCATCTACCGGGCCAAAAGCTGGGAAGATGCTGATATGATCAGCAACCAGACGGAGACGGCCTCGTCCATCTTCGAGCCGTACATCGGCATCAACTACCGTTTTTAG
- a CDS encoding NifU family protein → MIPFTDEELYDPVKNVIEKVRPSLALDGGDIKLLGVKNGVVYVQLGGACVGCGSSGNTLKYGVERQLRMDIHPELSVVNLPMGMENQMDAV, encoded by the coding sequence ATGATTCCGTTTACAGATGAAGAACTGTACGATCCGGTGAAAAACGTCATCGAAAAGGTACGCCCCTCTCTGGCGCTTGACGGCGGTGATATCAAACTGCTGGGCGTCAAGAACGGTGTTGTCTACGTGCAGCTCGGCGGAGCCTGTGTCGGGTGCGGGAGCTCGGGCAATACCCTTAAATACGGGGTCGAGCGCCAGCTGCGCATGGATATCCACCCCGAGCTGAGTGTCGTCAACCTGCCCATGGGCATGGAAAACCAGATGGACGCCGTGTAG
- a CDS encoding UDP-N-acetylmuramoyl-L-alanyl-D-glutamate--2,6-diaminopimelate ligase, with product MKIALPDQPFRFVTENSAECDAETAFVLTGLNRRYLDDAKARGVHSVISPADVASLFGLDRIKVIGITGTNGKTTTASAIYSILLDLGHKAAMQGTRGFFMNDAVVEGKSLTTPTLLETYRHIYQAVAAGCEYFVMEVSSHAIVQARAEGIEFALKILTNITQDHLDYHETLEEYIRVKNSFFADEGKKLINKDEAKADFNIKNAFTYGAENPATYKVVAYSLNEGISAVVQHFGKVHTFHSPMHGFFNVYNLTAAVAAVQLVTGDDLEAVCDAVSGFAGVSGRMEVVSESPLVIVDFAHTPDGMAQVLNALKEKEMLVVFGAGGDRDRSKRPLMGRVAENLAKKVFITSDNPRSEDPDAIIADILGGMTHPEKAVVEPNRRAAIAKALETRSGDEVVVVLGKGDEQYQIIYDKQFPFDDREVIRSLLSEV from the coding sequence TTGAAGATAGCGCTTCCTGATCAACCGTTCCGTTTTGTAACGGAAAACTCCGCGGAGTGCGACGCTGAGACGGCGTTCGTTCTCACCGGACTGAACCGCCGCTACCTGGACGATGCCAAGGCGCGCGGCGTCCACTCCGTTATCTCCCCCGCCGACGTCGCTTCCCTCTTCGGTCTTGACCGTATCAAGGTGATCGGGATTACCGGTACCAACGGCAAGACGACGACGGCGAGCGCCATCTACTCCATCCTGCTCGATCTCGGCCATAAGGCAGCGATGCAGGGGACCCGCGGCTTTTTCATGAACGATGCCGTCGTGGAGGGGAAAAGCCTCACGACGCCGACGCTGCTGGAGACCTACCGCCATATCTACCAGGCGGTCGCCGCGGGGTGCGAATACTTCGTCATGGAGGTGAGCTCCCACGCCATCGTCCAGGCGCGGGCAGAGGGGATCGAATTTGCGCTGAAGATCCTCACCAACATCACCCAGGACCACCTCGATTACCATGAGACGCTCGAGGAGTACATCCGTGTCAAGAACAGCTTTTTTGCCGACGAAGGGAAGAAACTGATCAACAAGGACGAGGCAAAGGCGGATTTCAACATCAAAAACGCCTTTACCTACGGGGCAGAGAACCCGGCGACCTACAAGGTGGTGGCCTATTCGCTCAACGAAGGGATCAGCGCCGTCGTGCAGCACTTCGGGAAGGTTCACACCTTCCACAGCCCGATGCACGGTTTTTTCAACGTCTATAACCTGACCGCAGCCGTCGCAGCGGTGCAGCTCGTCACCGGCGATGACCTCGAAGCGGTCTGTGACGCCGTCAGCGGATTCGCGGGTGTGAGCGGGCGGATGGAAGTGGTCAGCGAATCTCCGCTCGTCATCGTCGATTTTGCCCACACCCCCGACGGGATGGCGCAGGTGCTCAACGCCCTCAAGGAGAAGGAGATGCTGGTCGTCTTCGGCGCAGGCGGCGACCGCGACCGCTCCAAACGCCCCCTGATGGGCCGGGTGGCGGAGAACCTTGCCAAGAAGGTCTTTATCACCAGCGACAACCCGCGCAGCGAAGACCCCGATGCGATCATCGCGGATATCCTCGGCGGGATGACCCACCCGGAGAAGGCCGTGGTCGAACCCAACCGCAGAGCGGCGATCGCCAAGGCGCTCGAAACGCGCAGCGGGGACGAAGTCGTCGTCGTCCTCGGAAAAGGGGACGAGCAGTACCAGATCATCTACGACAAGCAGTTTCCTTTCGACGACCGTGAGGTCATTCGTTCACTGTTAAGTGAGGTTTGA